CTTGCCTGATTTGAAACCTACTATCTTAGTAGTAGACGATGAGGTGCTGGTCTGCCAGCAGCTTGAGCGGTTATACGAACACGCCGGCTACCATGTCGTAGTCTGCTCTTCTGTTGAACAAGCTCTGAAATGTCTGGAAGCGGAAGATATCGATCTGGTAGTCACGGATATTCGACTTCCGGGTCTCAGCGGTATTGAACTGACCAGACGAATGCACGAGACCTATCCCGATGTCCCGGTGATCGTCATCACGGGTTATGGTGATATCGAGACCGCCGTCGAGGTGCTGAAGCTCGGGGCGAGCGACTACATCGTCAAGCCTTTCAGCGGCGCGACGATTCAGGAATCGACTCGTGTGATTCTGGAAAAGGCGCAGATCTTTACGGAAATTCGTCATCTCCGGCGCATTCTCAAGGACCAATGCGAGTTTGGCGGGATGCTCAGCAAGACGCCCGAGATGCACCGGGTGTTTGAAATCATCCGCATGGTCTCCGACACCGACATGACGGTGCTCGTCGAGGGAGAAACCGGAACCGGAAAGGAGCTGGTTGCCAGCGCCATCCACTACCAGAGCCGGCGCCGCGAAGGACCTCTGATCACCATCAACTGTGCGGGCGTTCCGGAGACGTTGCTAGAGAGTGAATTGTTCGGCTATGAGCGCGGCGCTTTCACGGGCGCAGATCAGTCAAGGCCCGGAAAAATCGAGCTGGCCCACGGCGGAACTCTGTTCCTGGACGAGATCGAAAGCATCTCGCTTTCCATGCAGGCCAAGCTTTTGCGCGTCCTCGAGGACCAAAAAGTTCAGCGCTTGGGCAGCAGCCGCAAAATCCAGGTCGACATGCGCGTTATTGCGGCCACGAATGTTCCGCTTAAAGAGCTCGTCACCGGCGGACAGATGCGCACCGACTTTTACTACCGGATCAACGTGATTCCCATCCATCTCATTCCTCTGCGCGACCGACGGGAGGACATCGAGCTTTTGGTGCATGATTTTCTTCACCATCACCCGCTTGCCGTCAGCAAAAGCATCACCGGCATCTCGCAACATTCTTTAACGCGGCTGATGCAATATACTTGGCCGGGAAACATTAGAGAACTGCAAAACGTGCTCGAGCGAGCGATCGTGATGACAAGCCGGCGCGTCATCGAGAACATCGAGTTGCCCGACTCAACCCCGCTTCCCGCGAGGGAGGAAAGGGCGGTATCGGTTGATCTTTCGCTGCGCGACTGGCTGAGGGAACAGGAAAAACAATACCTGGCGCGGCAGCTTAAGGTTTTCGGCGGGAGAATCGGTCCGACGGCCAGGAACAGCGGAGTGGATGTAAAGACGCTGTACCGTAAGATGCGAGAGTACGGCCTCGATAAGAAAGACTTTCAGATCAAGGCTGCGACGAAAACTCTGTCCACAAACCAATCTGTAGCCGAGTGGAAAGATGGTTCGTCGGTTGCACCGACTGATTCCTAAGGTTCGCTCGCGTTGGTCTGCTTTTTTTGGATTTCCGGCATGACTCTCTGCCTCTACCTAGCCAGTCCCAATTCCTTCCTTGCTTTTTCCACAAAGCTGTAGTCTACAACCTGAGCCGCGCTGACCGGCCGGGAGACCTTTGCGCTCTCCCGTGCGAGGTCGACAAGCACTTGCACGGACTCGGGCTTGACCGACGCGTCTTTGGTTAGGACGCGATTGACTTGCCGCGCCATTTCGCCGGCCATCTTGCGATCGTTAACCTTCCACTGCTTCATCAAAATATTTGTGACCGCTTCCTGGTTGGCTTTATTCCACACGAATTGTAGACCGCGCAGCGTCGCCCGCACCATGCGATAAACCTCGTCCGCGTTCTCCCGAATTCTTTTTTCCGAAGTCCCGAAACCGTTCTGGGGAAATTCCACCACATCCCCGGCAAAGATCAGCTCGTTGTAGCCTTTTTCCAGGGCTATGATGTTTTCCGGGACGGACAAAAACGACGCGTCAACCACGTTGGATTCCAGTACCGCGAATCGGCTTGCTGCGGAGCCGCCCATGGGGAGCAATGAAACGTCTCGTCCAGGCTCGAGGCCGTAGTGTCTCAGCACTTTTTCGGCGATGAGAGTGGCTGAACCTCCCGGAGAGCTGCCGGCTACTTTTTTTCCTCTTAGCTGTTTCGGATCTTTGATTTCCTTTTTGCTGATGAGAAACAGCAGGGGCTTAGAGACCGTGAAGAGCAGGACTTTCATCGGTTGCCCGTGCACGGCGGCGCCGATCGTGCCGGTGACCGCGCCGTTGTAGTCGAGATCGCCGTTCAGCACCGCGGTGCTGGCCAGATTCGCCGGCATAAAAATGATCTCGAGGTCGAGGCCTTCGTCACGGAAAAAGCCTCTATGCTGTGCCGTATAGATCGCCAGGAAAGAGACATTAGTCGAGGAACTTCCCATGCGGACTTTTTTCAGCGTCTGCGCCCCGGCTTCGGCTGAGAAACAAAAGACCGCCGCCAAAAAACCCGCAAACCAAAGCTTCAGACCGCCTTTCATTGACGCCTCCTTCGCTTCTTGAACCGACTCCTCGCTTCGCCTCGTTCCTTTCCTCATCTCAATCCGCCGCCGCCCACAACACCCGGTCCGCCGGTAGTTGGATCGGCACGTCCTGCCAGCTTTCCCCGCGATCCCGACTCACGATAATTTTTCCCGCCCCTCCCCTGCCGGAGGCATGCCCGCGTGCCACCGCGCCGAGGCCGGCGAATAGAGAGTTGGCATCGTACGGATGGTGCACCAGCGCCCATACCATGGGGTCTAGATTCTCCGGCAACCCATCTCCCGCGCGCCGCCAGGACTTTGCGCCGTCCGCGCTCTTGAAGAGCGCGGCGCGGGCGCCCCGTCCTTCTCGTCTCCAGACGCCGGGCGATCCTTCGGCGGTTGCCACCAGCATCTCCGGGTTCCCTCCCGGCCGCGCCGGCGGCAGGAAAAGAAAATCGTGGAAGTAATCTCGGGTGAGCCCGTTCTCGGCGCGCACCCAGCCGTTGGCGGGCTCATCGCTGGTGAAGAAGCCGCGCGCGCTCGCGACGTAATAGCGGTCGAAACGGCCCGGCAGATTCGCGATCACGTGAATGTCGAGATAATCGATCCCTCCGCTGACGCCTTCCCAGGTTTCGCCGCGGTCGAAGCTGCGCACGATGCCGCCGTGCTCGATACAGAGATAGAGCGTCCGCGCATCGTCCGGATGGACGAAAATGTTGCGCACGTGTCCCTGGTGCGGCGGCTGCGGAAACC
The sequence above is a segment of the Candidatus Binatia bacterium genome. Coding sequences within it:
- a CDS encoding sigma-54 dependent transcriptional regulator; the protein is MSSLENKAKKSADRQSRPASERIKTSRVEKEKTALPDLKPTILVVDDEVLVCQQLERLYEHAGYHVVVCSSVEQALKCLEAEDIDLVVTDIRLPGLSGIELTRRMHETYPDVPVIVITGYGDIETAVEVLKLGASDYIVKPFSGATIQESTRVILEKAQIFTEIRHLRRILKDQCEFGGMLSKTPEMHRVFEIIRMVSDTDMTVLVEGETGTGKELVASAIHYQSRRREGPLITINCAGVPETLLESELFGYERGAFTGADQSRPGKIELAHGGTLFLDEIESISLSMQAKLLRVLEDQKVQRLGSSRKIQVDMRVIAATNVPLKELVTGGQMRTDFYYRINVIPIHLIPLRDRREDIELLVHDFLHHHPLAVSKSITGISQHSLTRLMQYTWPGNIRELQNVLERAIVMTSRRVIENIELPDSTPLPAREERAVSVDLSLRDWLREQEKQYLARQLKVFGGRIGPTARNSGVDVKTLYRKMREYGLDKKDFQIKAATKTLSTNQSVAEWKDGSSVAPTDS
- a CDS encoding ABC transporter substrate-binding protein, with the protein product MKGGLKLWFAGFLAAVFCFSAEAGAQTLKKVRMGSSSTNVSFLAIYTAQHRGFFRDEGLDLEIIFMPANLASTAVLNGDLDYNGAVTGTIGAAVHGQPMKVLLFTVSKPLLFLISKKEIKDPKQLRGKKVAGSSPGGSATLIAEKVLRHYGLEPGRDVSLLPMGGSAASRFAVLESNVVDASFLSVPENIIALEKGYNELIFAGDVVEFPQNGFGTSEKRIRENADEVYRMVRATLRGLQFVWNKANQEAVTNILMKQWKVNDRKMAGEMARQVNRVLTKDASVKPESVQVLVDLARESAKVSRPVSAAQVVDYSFVEKARKELGLAR